The sequence TGCTGGCTGTTCATCCGGCACCGCGCCTGCTACCCGTCGGCGCGCAACACGATCGTGCTGCTGACCGGCTCGTGCCTGCTCATTCAGGTCTTCCTGCCGGTGGCGCCGCCGCGGATGCTCACCTCGGTCGGTTTCGTCGACGAGGCGGTCCAGCTCGGCCAGTCGGTGTACGGGGAGTTCGGCAGCGGCGTGGCCGCCCAGCTGTCGGCCATGCCGTCGGTCCACGTCGCGTGGGCGTTCCTCATCGCGGTCGAGGTGATCCGGGTCAGCCCCAGCCGCTGGCGCTGGCTCATCGTCGTGCACCCGGTCCTCACGACGTTCGTCGTGGTCGTCACGGCCAACCACTACTGGGCCGACGGGATCGTCGCGGTCGTCCTGCTGGCGCTGGCCGAGCTGGGTAGCTGGGCCATCGCGGAAGGGCGGCGCCGCCACTGGCCGGCCGGGACCCTGCCGGCCTGGCCCCGGCAGCGGGTCGGCCAGAGCCAGCCGAGCGGCGTTCCGGGGTCACGCACCAGCACCGACGAATGGGCGGTCAACGGCTGACGTCGAACGGCCCGCCACGCCGGGCCGCGGCGGCGCGGCGGCGCCGGGCCTGTGGCGCGCGGGGCGAACGTCGCGACGGACCGCGATAGTGTGCCGACTGACCTGGGGAGTGTGGATGAAGTACCGCAAGTTCGGCCGAACCGGCGTCGAGGTCAGCAGCCAGTGCCTGGGCGCGATGATGTTCGGGGTCATCGGCAACCCCGACCACGACGCGTGCGAACGCATGATCGGCCGGGCGCTCGACGCCGGGATCAACTTCATCGACACCGCCGACATCTACTCCCGCGGCGAGAGCGAGGAGATCGTCGGCCGAGCCGTCAAGGGGCGGC is a genomic window of Pseudofrankia inefficax containing:
- a CDS encoding phosphatase PAP2 family protein, encoding MLILTWQAAVVVAGVLLAAALTCAVVNHFRPHRALEIVSAAARESGIILALFGLWQVVRILAITRVAGGIRNGEWLWHTEQRLRLPSELGLERFMLRHESALRLANTFYSNVHFPAMIAFLCWLFIRHRACYPSARNTIVLLTGSCLLIQVFLPVAPPRMLTSVGFVDEAVQLGQSVYGEFGSGVAAQLSAMPSVHVAWAFLIAVEVIRVSPSRWRWLIVVHPVLTTFVVVVTANHYWADGIVAVVLLALAELGSWAIAEGRRRHWPAGTLPAWPRQRVGQSQPSGVPGSRTSTDEWAVNG